A region of the Euwallacea similis isolate ESF13 chromosome 10, ESF131.1, whole genome shotgun sequence genome:
tagcGTTTAGCTAAATAACaatgttaaatgttttcgGTGTAAGAGACTATCGCATTGTAGACGACATAGACTCTAACGTGAATgttatgtaattaattttatttacctaCATTTAGCTAGATTTTTAATTGTCCAGGCCAGACCAATCCAAGCTTTTAGTGTGCCAAATCACGCACGAAAAACATACGAAATAGAAGGGGTTTTATTTTAAgcttttgtttaatttcaaaactacCCCAACCGCTTAGAAAACTCGGTTAAAAGGGGGGTTTAAAGTGATTGACTTTAGTgttaacaaattcaaatttgccgCCGTAAAGTTGTTTCAAAAGTACGTGCTGCCATCTATGCTCCAACGACTGCAGCATGAATAGAATCTAGATACTTCTGCAAGTTCAATAAGggccaaaaagaaaatttttataattttaccaaaattCATAACAGGgaaataaatactttattgAGTTAAataatgtaacatttttaatatctttgaCGCTCGAAGATACCTCGCGCACTACTTTAACGAAACAATCAATGAAAAACTCCGTATCTCTCTCTTATCTACTCATGCTTAATCTTGTTTCTCATCGCCCTCTGTGATCCACTACGCCCATGGCCTTCCTTGACGAAAGAGgggattaaaattttgacatttcatGACGCACAACAAAAACATTGAGGTTATATCTTcactatttatttataattaaaattccttaaatcgataaaaaaaccttaaaactTCGCCAATAGCCCCTAAAAAAGACCTCCCTAAAACACCTTTTGCAGCTCTTTTCTAGTGCCCTCAATTCTCAATGCTTTTCATGTTATAGTCTGTAATGGACCTCCACACCAAACAGAGGCAGTTCTCTGGTCAATTGTACAAGTATACCAATGTAGTTAAGGGTTGGCAACACCGGTACTTCTTGGTGGATGCCAATGCGGGTCTGCTGCATTATTACCTTTGTGAGGGTGAAAAACCTGAAGGTACTGTTCCGAGGGCTTCGTTACATCTTGCAGGAGCAGTGATATGTCCCAGGTAGCTGTgagtttttatattatattactaTGTAAGTTAGAATGATTTTGGACTGTTCTCTGTCACCGTAATTGGCAGTATTAAGCAGAAATAGTCAGAGAATTTAGTAAGGTAAAATTTGATCATTAGCATTATCATCATGAGATCACAAAGATGACACACTGCAGACTGTAAGCCAATCACCCTTCGCAGGTGGACGTGTTTATAGCTACTTAGCTATGAGATACTTTTTTGGGGGTctattgacaaatattgacaAACATTTCATACTTCAAATGAGTATAATTAGACATACATATTCACTGAATCCATTTGATTCATGTAAACCATACTTTTCATAAACCTATTCAAAAAGCATTTGAATAGCTAATGTTTAGATAAATTGTCCTATAATGCTATGAAACATTATGAGTATTTGTTGTGGGTATTCATTTTGCATTATATTTGTTAttactttttactttttatttgacATCGTCATGTCTTGCAACTTGTGGATAATAAAGAgtttttcatttgatttaaaCTTTAAGAGGTATTGCTTCACGCAGAGTGTATAGAAGCGATCCGCGTACCTAGAGGTTGACCAACACCTATGAATAGGTGCCCATTCCAAAACTAATCATTTTGTACCACTTGTCAATAACTCAAATGATCACTTACATACTTACGTCATATCCCCGCAAGCTTTAGGGGGCGAATTTTGAAACGCTCATTCCGGCCGCTGCTGATATAATCGCTGGCGTTATAACGATTCTTCGTTAAATAAAGACTCggaatttgttaatttcacaCTTGAAACCCTCTAAATCGGGTttttaactaacttttttGACTGAAATTATCGGGAATTTCAAACAACGCCGCCATATTTtgtgaaatggaaaaaacaaataagaaCTGTCAAAAGGGTTGGTCGGTGATTGAGAAAACAGCCGTTAGTAATTAAAGGTCGCCACGATTCAGGGTTATACGTCATCAGATGCAGGCAACTGTGATGAAtcattttggtaattttttctgCGCTTCTGAAAcgttttaaatagtttttcttttattagcGAGGAAGATTCGAGGACATTTACTGTAAATTGCGCTTCTGGTGACATGCTGAAGCTGCGCGCCTCAGACGCCAAGGCGAGGCAGGAATGGGTGAATGGATTAAGGGCCGTAGCTGAGTCTCACACCAAGGTAAAACATTCAAATACcgaattttaatatcaacttAATGCTCCAATCTCAacaattttgatcaaattATGTGCACTCTGCGTGTTCTAAATATAGACGGCCTTATCTCTGCGCTTTGTAAGCTTCCGTTTGGCATTGTTTTTCTCTCCTACATACATACCAGGACAGTTCAACAACACTAAAACCCACATTTATCTCTAGAAGCGTTTCAATCCAAGTCCCTGGTATTGAAAGGTGAGATAACTGTGTAACAATATCAATTACAATTGTTTCCTGCACTCCCCTGTTCGCTTAATATCGCGCAGTAATTATAAGTGAAATGGCGAAGCTAAAAAATGGCCAATGTCCGAGTGCGGTTATACAACGTCTGAGCCAGTTTTAAGTCGTGCATAAATATCTGCGTTCAGTGCGGTTGTACGGCTGAGTAGCGACGGACAAGTCGTTAATACCTACGGAAGCCGCGATGAAGATCAAAAGGCGACTCAGTTTGATTCTTGGCGACCACAAGCATTCCAGCAAGTCCAGCAAGGAGGTTTGTTCACTTTTAAATGATCACCTCATCGATCACACTTTCCGCGTTAATCCAATTACAACTTATAAACCGCGAAGATTAGGAAGCCTTAAGTGGCGATATAAGATAAAAAGGCCATTAATTAAAACGTTCGTTTCTCGACGTGTCTCACTAAAATAccaaataatgaagttgaaaaAGCGCTTAAGCTCCCTATTGAAGCAGGTGGACTTTCAAACTTACCAAATGTCAAAAGAGATTCATTTCTTTCACGCAGACGATTTCGGCCAACAGCCCGCCACTACCCCCTAAGGAGCATCTGGCAGTTTTAGACGCGTTGGGAAGCGTCCGCTCTCAGCTACACCAGACGGAACAGGCTGATACAGCTTTGTGCAGATCCATAGAATCGGCTGGGAGCAAGTTCTTCATTGACCCTAACCTGTTGCTGCTCAAAGCCACCTCAGCTGCTAGTCTGCATTGCCTCAACCAGTGCTTGAACATCCTCCAGAGAAACCAGCATGCTCAACAAGGGAGAACGGGGTTTGTGATAGACGACGATTAATATTTGGAGCGGGACTGTATAGGGCTTTTCAGCGGGTTTTGGGGAGGGGTTCGGGGAATGTGTGCGGGCAAGACTGCGTCATATCAAGTTTTAGATGGGTCTGTGAGTGATTAGGTGCAAATGAGTATTTAGGGTTAAGCGTCAAAAAGCGTGCTGAGACTTGGTAGTGCTATTAATTTTGTGTTGTTGATGTAGGAAGAATAAGGTGACAAGGTTGTCCCAAATGTCTGTAGTAAAGAAATTGGGGCTGAAGAAGTGGAATACCTTGTGAACATTTTTCAGGTTTGGAAATGGGGAGCTTTTGTATCTATacattgtaaaaattattaaatgatatacattttttattatggttgttttctttttagaattAGATAGTGCATACTCGATGACGTTACTTATTCATGTTTCACAACCATCAAACTCATGCATAATGAACTAAGCGCAGTTgctaaatctaaaaattgctttatatttcaagatttttcAACAAGTTTAAATCATTTCGAAGTTATGGAAGTCATAGAATCTAATTCCAAGCGATTTCGTAATCGATTTACTTTATCTCTAAATCAATGGTAATATCTTTGAGTCTGCATTTTCTCgatgatttttggaaatcaCTTCGCTCAGTTAATGTGAGAATAATAGGCAACATCGTTCACAGATGTCAAACTgcacaaacaaaacaaaacgcCGTTTCAGAcgacattttgttttttggtaaAGGAAGCTAGAGAAAGGAATCTCTAATTCTCTAATTCTTTCgaataattattcataaaaatctAGAGCTTATTATTCTCAAGCTACATAAGACATTTAAGTGCACCCTAACTAAAACACATAGATCCCAAACAAGGTAAATAAACCTCTACCCGGCAGTATCTAACCTCACTCTTGCTCCTTCAGATGGACATTCGCCCGAACAATACGATTTATAtcaacaatttaaatgaaaaaatcaagaaagaTGAGCTGAAAAAGTCCCTGTATGCCATCTTCTCCCAATTCGGTCAGATTATTGACATTGTAGCCCTCAAAACTTTGAAGATGCGGGGACAAGCTTTTGTTATCTTCAAAGAAATCCAGAGCTCCACGAACGCTCTCAGATCAATGCAGGGTTTCCCGTTTTACGATAAACCTATGGTTAGTGCCTTGATTACCAACATTTTGCAACTAATTTACTAGTCATTGTCACAACTCAATGAATTGCAGAGAATTCAGTATGCAAAAGGGGATTCGGATGTGATAGCTAAAATGAAAGGTACATTCCAAGAGAGGCCTAAGAAGGTGAGACCGCCTCAGAATCGGGAGGAGGACGTACCgaggaagaaaaagaagagCAAGGACCCTAATAGAGCTGCTGCCAATGCTGAGCAGCCACCCAATCAAATTCTTTTCCTTACAAATCTCCCCGAGGAAACCAGTGAAATGATGTTGTCCATGTTGTTTAATCAGTGAGTTATTGTTGTTATGATGAggtttaaaatgtaaattttttttcttaaggtTCCCAGGATTCAAGGAAGTGCGTCTAGTGCCAAACCGGCATGACATTGCCTTTGTGGAGTTTGAGAATGAACTACAGTCAGCTGGAGCTAAGGATGCTTTGCAAGGGTTCAAAATAACACCCACTCATGCTATGAAAATATCCTTTGCTAAGAAGTAAATTAAGTGACAATATTGGAGACATAACTTATTTCTCCTTATCTTCCTCTTTTTCATCCCTCCCCTTCTGTCTTCTTGCCACCACTTTTATGGCTTGTACTGCAAAAAGGATTCTTGGGGTTTGTTCTTTTTCTAGTTGGTTTCAGCCAAATGCTCTGCTGCACAGGGAGGGCCAATAAGTGGCTCCATCCAGTTGCATATGCAAATTTATCCATAGTTTAATGTATAATTTAAGCTGTAGAATACAGCACAGATTTTTGtgtgaaacagaaaaattatatttaattgtttaattttttaaaacaagttAACATAACTTTATTCTTACAAATACTAAAACTATCGTCTGAACTGCTTCTTAAACTTCTCAAAGTGATAATCATCAGT
Encoded here:
- the LOC136411689 gene encoding oxysterol-binding protein-related protein 11-like, giving the protein MTHNKNIESVMDLHTKQRQFSGQLYKYTNVVKGWQHRYFLVDANAGLLHYYLCEGEKPEGTVPRASLHLAGAVICPSEEDSRTFTVNCASGDMLKLRASDAKARQEWVNGLRAVAESHTKTISANSPPLPPKEHLAVLDALGSVRSQLHQTEQADTALCRSIESAGSKFFIDPNLLLLKATSAASLHCLNQCLNILQRNQHAQQGRTGKNKVTRLSQMSVVKKLGLKKWNTL
- the snf gene encoding U1 small nuclear ribonucleoprotein A, with protein sequence MDIRPNNTIYINNLNEKIKKDELKKSLYAIFSQFGQIIDIVALKTLKMRGQAFVIFKEIQSSTNALRSMQGFPFYDKPMRIQYAKGDSDVIAKMKGTFQERPKKVRPPQNREEDVPRKKKKSKDPNRAAANAEQPPNQILFLTNLPEETSEMMLSMLFNQFPGFKEVRLVPNRHDIAFVEFENELQSAGAKDALQGFKITPTHAMKISFAKK